In Ptychodera flava strain L36383 unplaced genomic scaffold, AS_Pfla_20210202 Scaffold_86__1_contigs__length_474469_pilon, whole genome shotgun sequence, the sequence TGCACATAATGCAATACATAATCTATAAAATACGAACTAGAACATTTTAACATAAACGCTCAtccacatatctaattctcagacAACATTTCAAAATGCCTCATGCACAAAGGTGGAGAAAGAAAGTGACCCGTCTCTCGAGTACAGCCTTCAAGTACAACAGGGATGTTTTACTCGTTTGACAACCAAGCCATACGAATCCATACTGTTGAAATACCTTCGATATCTGCCAATTCCTCCTTACATAGCAGATACTCTTCATAGTCTATCGATGCTCCTAGGGACAGGTAGAGAGCTCCGATTTCATCCAGCAGACTCTCAGAGAGGAATGTACTCTTCACCATCCTGTGAAGACTTCTACTTGAATAGTCACCCATCAAAGACTCCAGGGCTTCCGATGACTGGCAATCCATGATATAGGAATGCTTCCTTTACGTGTATCATGTAACGCCATATGTTTATGGCGTTGGTCTAGTTGTTTCCCAACCAGTAcagtgttttcttttgtttgtttgttggagTAGAAGGCAGTAGTAACTTCCCTCACAGTTTTCCCTTCCTGCGGAATAACACCGTCTGGTCTAACTTTTATTTCTATCTGGCCTGAAACGACAAACAAGAGATATCTCGAACTTATCTTTCACGCACTCATTTATTTAATAGGTACTTACAGCTACTGCctgtatcaaaatgaaatatatcgAATTAAAACAACGTGGGCAATTCAGCCATTCAGTTTAAAGGGCTTCTACACTGAAAGTAATGATAAAACATTGTCGAACTACCAATCATTTGTTTTTCTCACTAATAGATTTAATACAGTCAAGAGATCCGTCCTACCTTGTTTTTATTGGATGAAATTTCTTCATTAAATTTGGCACTTTGAATTCACATATATGATTATCTGAAAGTCGACATATTCATTAAGTTGTGTTCAGTGTATTCCATTGTCTCAATAGGACTGTTTCTTGTTGTTTAGTTATATTTCAAATGACACTAGCATAATGTTATTTACTTACATGGTAAGCGCCTTCTCTTGTTTTTCTTTAACCAAAGGCGGTGAAAAGGAGAATCTCTTGACCGTCTTTTCTTGACATCTTGTTTGCCTGTTGAAAATATTCCATGTTTATGACAGAAACATAGACTCAACCATTGAAATATGTCAGTCAGAATTGCTGTAAATCACAGAGTTTGACTTTCTAGGAGATAGTTCGCTTGTGTTACTAAACTTGCAAGATCTGAACAGGATCTGACTAGAAAGGTTCCTTGTTGAAATTGTCTCTGCAGTTAACTTATGCATTTTAAGAAACAACCGATGTGATCAGAGAATTCACCAAATCAGAGAGTAGACTGCGATTATAattgatattggaaaaaaacaattaacaagAAATTTCTATTCATGAACGTAAATATAGGTATGACTTTATTTCATTGCATTTAATGTAATCTGAATGATTATGTTACTCTACACAATATATTATGTTGCATGTATATCGTTATTCTTCGATGGTACCCAGATGATTGGCACATGTTTGCACTGGCAAAACTCCCCCTTTGTAGCGCCAATATGTACTTGTCCGAGGATGTTTTTCTCAGTAATGAAATATTAATCTACCACAAAGATACCATTGGATTACACTTCAGCCTCGTATATTCATCACGATCGCTGTGAAGTAGATTGCATCCTACAAAGTCACTCACTCCGTTATGTACAGAACACGATAATATTATATGACCATGTCAAGTTATAGGCGTTTGCCCTCTAAGAACAATATTACGTCGGAAAACAGATCATCAGTGCTTAACAATCAGTGACAAATTGCGTCCACCCCTTCTGATGTCGTGATTGTTGATATATCGtattctaaaacacttgttttgacattttcgatttgaaatgtcGATGATCTAAGTCGTCTTAGACTTAGGTCATCGACATTTCAAatggaaaatgtcaaaacaagtgtcTTAAAATACGATATATTAAGAATCACGACATCAGAAGGGGTGGAcgcaatttgtcacggattgtTAACAGTGACTAAAGAAGAAATGTATTGAAAGCTGATTTTCAGCAAAAAAACTTTACACCCTCGAGACTTTcaacaaatttgaatgaaaaaatagACTGAAAGAAGTGTGAATAATGCGCACATTTACATATTATGTATACAAACTTTAAAGTTGAAATAATCCGATTTTCTGCAGGCGTTCCATGATTTACGAAAAAGCATTCAGCATAGCATATTTACCGGTATTATATTCTGTGTCTTTCCTTCCTTTCTTTACGTCATGATCATGCttgattgttttttatttttaagtgcAGACGAATTGTATCCCTCATTGTTTGCACCATTTGAAGAAGTCCAAATTTCACCTGTGAAAATAGTGCATCTTTTAGTTTTGGTTTGAAGTCTATGTATGGCAGACTGAAACAcaaatactctctctctctctctctctctctctctctcctctctctctctctctctctctctctctctctctctctctctctcctctctccctccctccctccctccctccctccctccttctctctctctctctctctctctctctctctctctctctctctctctctctctctctctctctctctctctctctctctctctctctctctctctctctctctctctctctctctctctctctctcactcactcACCTTGCCGTCGTTTTCGTCCAGTACTTGCTTTTATATTACCGGATGATACGCCATCATTTTTTCCATCGCCTGTGTGCCTTCTTTCTTTTCCTGTACAATAAAATGAATTACATATACTGCTATCCGGTACTTATGCTAACAAAAGAATAGTCGTCATTCGTTCATGAAGATACTAGGCTCAGATATTATCCTATGAGATTTGAACAATGTCATTATCGTGAAGGTACAAAAGTAACGGAAGTTAGCAAGTAATGCTAACAGCAAAACGTTATGACTGTGTTGTTTGCacaattaaaacattttctctttAAGAAAGATATGCATCTTAAATATCTTTACACTGAAGCAATTATTTATGATGCTTGATAAACAGcaggaaaattttaaaacagaaaAGTTAAAGTTATAATGTCGTTCGAAATGACTATTTTGTAGACAGCATTACAATTTGGGGCATACCTGTGTATAGTTTATCCTCTATCATTTCTTCTTTGGTTCTTCCGTCAGTCGTGCTTGACTTCTGGTCATCAACTTGACTCTCTTCGCCTTGCACTTGGGAGAGACGTGAAACTTAGTTTAActtactttaaaatgaaataacagGCACAACAGCCCGtaaaatatgcatgtctattatatatatgcatgttaattatatatatataataataatctcACATTCCTTTTCTTGATTGCCAGACGTACTAGGCATACTTTCTGTATTGCCTGCTGTTTCTGTTACGTGTTCTACCGTTGACGACTCAAGATCTGCTCGGACGAGAATATATTCACATCAACGTGATTGTGACTCTCATTCTATACTCTCATTGTCTGTAATTCTCTTTTAACGTCGCATTTCCTGCATTTCCAAATATCTTTGaatgtacaatcattcgataagtctttctttctacatgtatttttttccgtCCCTCTCCCTTGCCTGTAATATTTTATCCAATTTAAAAATGTAGAAACATATATGCACGCTCATATCACACAAGCTTATTTATTTACTCATGCACTCAAAAGGCTGTGTCCTATATGCGTACCTTTTTGCTCAACAGTAATCTTTTCTTCCCTCATGGTTTCATTCTTTTCAGTGGAGGCGTCTTGCATGTCGGTGGTTAAAGTTTTAATGAAAGCTTCATTAGCAACTTTTAGATCTCCTGCAACCTGTTCTATGATATGCTGTCTTATCTTTGTCGCACGTTGCAATGCCGTTTGATTTTTCCTTTTGACGGACGTTATTCGTTTGGCAATCTCTGCCGGATCTCTGTCCATTTCTATGGCACATTCTTGTGCTTCGATGATACCAAAGTGTTTATTTACTATCTCCTGACTGTGGGATCTTCGAGGATAGACAATGGGTATCGCTGCGCACATAGCTGCAAGAGTGAGATTTGCATAACTCGTTGATGAAGGCGGAATTAGCACAAGATGAGAAGAGAACAGTTCGCGATTAAATTCTTCAGTAGTTGTCACGTACGTAGGCGTGATCTTCAATGCAGGGCTTCTCTGCAGCTTTTCCACGATTTCTTCCTCTTTACTTGGTGGTATTCCTATAATTTTCCATGCCGGTGGCGTTTCGTCAAACTGGTCGAGATTTTCAGCGACTGTGTTAATGGCACTAATGATGACATCGAGTTTCTTTGGATCTTCAAATTCGTATTCTTGGACGATGGATAAAATTTGGAATGCTTCGTGTTCAAGAATTGGTAGCTTTTCTGATCTTGAGGATGATAAATACTCCTCAAACACCGTTGGAGAAAGCAGCTCTTGCTTTGAGTCACGATAAAGTCCCCTATACCTTGTGTAAACTCCTTCTCGGACTGAAAATGAACACTTTGCATTCTTAAATTCATCTGACATGATTCGCTTTCGAAATTCCACTTCCTCCTTACTACAGCCGACAATCAAAGGCGTTATGTCATCTTTATCAAGAGGTTGATCAGATAACAGGATGCCTTGGAAACACCTTACACGTGATTTGAAAGGCAGCTTCTGAGGTGAACGGACTGAAGCCAAACACGAATTTGACATTTGCTAATTCTTCTAGCTTTGGATAGTGTACGTTATGGTACATCAACCAATCACGATGCGGCTCTCGAAATTTAAATGCGCCTGTTTTGTTGGAAGATGAAGTGTTACGCCAAGTTCCTCGGCTTCGCGTTCCTCTTCTTCTGTTGCTTGTAGAGCTGTACAATGGACAGATATTCCCATGTCTTGTAGTAGTCTGATTACCAGATGAAGACCATCGGAGACTCCTCCATGAATTGGTGGGCCCCATCGATCACATACGATCAATGCCTTGTTTACCATACTCCTTTGAGTAAAACAAGtatatttgaaaattggtaGGTATTCATAAACACCGTTGTGTGTATATACTTACACGTCATTTTTGCTTGTTATTAATTAAACACCTTTGCCTAGTGGCTCAAAAGTATCAGACCCGTGGACACGTTGTACACTATTCACGATAGAGTCATTATCTGAATGAcgaaaataatcatatttgtaATGCAATTTGTCACCCTAAGGCAGTCTTTTTTATGGGCCTTAAACTTTGATACCTTACAGCGAGATAATTAAGGTGGGTCAAATTACATATACCCCTCTCGAATATTGTGTGATCCTAAAGGCATGTGATGTCACATTTTCTGTTTCTAAAAACTTTACACTTTAAAGGCTAAAGCTTTCTGGGGTCAGTAGGGTACGACGCATCATCAGGAAAGTAAGGTTTTATGCATGTGTCATGTTATAGCGTCTGTCAAATTTGTATATCCATGGAGATTTTTGAGTCAGTTGTACATTGGTAATATCGGAAAAAGCTAATGGATATACTGATCACGTCAAATGGAAATGGCGCCCTTATTAATTTACAGAAAGGCCAgaatatatatttgtttcaaaGAATCGATAACACCTTGCGTACATCTGGTCTGGTCTCTTGCCCCATTTCTAccactggctgcgctgctcacgaaaatagATTTAGGTATCGGCTAAGGTAACATTCCTGTCATTGgtcaattacatttatttccAGAGTGCAGCAATCTTCGAACTTAGACTTTGTTTGCCCATTGAGgaattttacctccatggtgtgCCCGACCAAGTATGTTTTTTCGATATTGAATGGAAAACGGAAATTTTATGGAATAACGGCCTCTATGCTAATGTCAGTTCGCCTACCGAGGTTACAGTACGGAAACTGCACTAGCTCGAGTGCACAACGATGTGTTTGGTCGCTTTGATGAGAGTTGTGATGTCATTCTAATTCTTCTTGATCTTCCTGCAGCCCTAAATACCATCGACCATGATATCTCTATACACAGACTACGTGGGCTTAAAATTGATGGTACTGTACTCAATTGGATTACCTCATATAGTTATATTTTAGCGACAGAACAATGACAGCATGTGTTTGGTCGAAGATGTCGGATGCTCAGTTGCTTGCTTCTAGTGTTCTACAGAGTTCAGTCCTTAGCCCTGTGCTTTTCAGTCTGTATATTGCACCCATTGGGGACACCATAACAACGCATGGTTTAGATGCTATGTTTTACGCTTATGATTCCCAGCTTTATGTCACTTGTTCTCGTGTCCCGTGACTCGGCACCCATTAACAAATTGAGAACTGAAAATGTGATCCGACATTGGATATGCAACAACATGTTTGTCCCTTCATAGCAGCAAAAAACGGAAGTGAAACGTTTTTCCTCAAAGTTTAGTGTCGTTCACGTCCCTGTGATATACAAGTTGGCAGTGTCAGCGTTCCTTCACCAcgtatgttttgttgtttgtaaCCCTGGTGTCGCCTAGATACGTTAAGCAGCTATGTCTGCTCATGTCGCAGGTTTGTCTAAATCAGCTCCGTTTACTCTTCGGAGAAAtcgtaaaatatgcaaacttCTTGAGCAAAGGACGACTGAAAAATTAGTTTATGCTTCGTAACATCAAGAATGGATTACTGTAACAACTTGTTTTCGGCTTACCCTTTGGTCAATTAA encodes:
- the LOC139129040 gene encoding uncharacterized protein, with protein sequence MSDEFKNAKCSFSVREGVYTRYRGLYRDSKQELLSPTVFEEYLSSSRSEKLPILEHEAFQILSIVQEYEFEDPKKLDVIISAINTVAENLDQFDETPPAWKIIGIPPSKEEEIVEKLQRSPALKITPTYVTTTEEFNRELFSSHLVLIPPSSTSYANLTLAAMCAAIPIVYPRRSHSQEIVNKHFGIIEAQECAIEMDRDPAEIAKRITSVKRKNQTALQRATKIRQHIIEQVAGDLKVANEAFIKTLTTDMQDASTEKNETMREEKITVEQKVQGEESQVDDQKSSTTDGRTKEEMIEDKLYTGKERRHTGDGKNDGVSSGNIKASTGRKRRQGEIWTSSNGANNEGYNSSALKNKKQSSMIMT